CAAAAGCATCCCCGTCCGTATGGCGGTATTGATAAAAAGCATTGGGTCTCGTTGCATATGTTCTTCCTCTCCTAATTTAAAGATACATCGCTGCATTAGTCTTTACACGACGGACTCAGCCGACGTTCACGAGGGGCTATTTGGTTTCAATCGTTACATGCTCTATGCGGCCATTGAAGGCAAACGGCACTTGGTAGTCCTTCGACACGGCAGACACGGTATCGCGTCCAATGTCGAACGGCTCCACGCTGTAGCGGAACGGCACTGTTTTTCCGATGCGCCCGCTCCCGGTTTCCTTGCCGTTGACGCTTAGCGTGATATCGGCTGGTTTGCCTGGACCAGGCCCCACAGGCGTGAACTCAACACGCACGCTGGACTTGCCCTTCGGCAGCGACTCGGACGACTGAACGCGCGCATGGTCCACCTCGAAAAAGTTGTAGTAAAATGTCGGCTTACCGTCCTGCACATAAAGCGACCAGCCTGATGTGACGCCGCCGATAGCAGCGAGCACGCCGGCGCCGCCACCTTCGTCGACTTCCACCTCGACGGTGATGCTAAACGGAACTGCGTGGGTGTTGAGTACGGCGGACTCGCTGATGCCGGTGACACCCGGGCCGTAGCTGAATTTCTTCAGACCGGCTAACGGATTGGGCCGAAGCGACGCATCGAAACGTTCGGCCAAGCGGTCATCGAGCGGCAGGACATTGTATTTCTTTGCCTCGACGAGGAAAGCGGCCTGCAACTCCTTCACCCTGTCTGGATACTTGGCCGCCAGATTGTCAGCCTGGGAAAAATCTTCATCCACGTTGTACAATTCCCAGGGGTCGCTGTCGAAGGAACCGAGGCCTACGCCTCCTGTCTGCCATGGGAGGCGACCGTGCCGCGTCGTGGCTATCCAGCCGTCTTTGTAGATGCCGCGGTTTCCGAACATCTCAAAATATTGCGTGGTGCGGCGGGACTTGGCCTCGCTATCGTCGAATGAGTAGCGCATGCTGACACCTTGAATCGGCTCCTGCTTCACGCCGTTCACGACATGTGGTTGCGTGATGTGCGCGGCATCGAGCACAGTCGGAGCCACATCAATAATGTGATGGAACTGGGAGCGCAACTCGCCCTTTGCGGCAATGCCATTCGGCCAGTGCACAACCAGGCCGTTGCGCGTCCCGCCGAAGTGCGAGGCGACCTGCTTGGTCCATTGGAAAGGCGTGTCGGCGGCCCAGGCCCAGGCTGCGGGCACATGGGGCTCGGTTTCCGGCCCGCCGATTTCGTCGAACTTCGCTTCGAGACCGGCCAGACCCAATTGGACGCCGTTCAGGCTTGCCACTTCATTGACCGTGCCTTCAAGCCCTCCTTCGCCGGAGGCGCCGTTGTCACCGACGATATAGAAAATCAGGGTGTTGTCCAACTCGCCGGCTTTTTCGACGGCAGCGAGCAGGCGGCCGACTTCCACGTCAGTATGTTCGAGGAAACCGGAGTAGTTTTCCATCAGGCGACGATACACGCGCCTGGCATTTTCCGGCTGGTCATCCCAGGCCGGCAGTTCCTTCGGTCTGGGCGTCAATTTGGTGTTTGTCGGAATGACGCCCAGTTCTTTCTGACGAACAAACGTCTCCTCGCGGTACTGATCCCAACCCCCGTCAAACCGGCCTTTGTATTTGTCACGGTAGGCCTTGGGCGTATGATGTGGAGCATGGATGGCTCCGGTGGAGAAGTACATAAACCATGGTTTTTCGGGATTCGTGGCGTTCACCTGGTTCATCCACCCGATGGCGTCGTCTACCAGGTCTTCGGTGACGTGGTAGCCTTGTTCCGGTGTCTTCGGTTGGGGGACCGGTGTGGTATTGCGGTAGAGTACCGGATAATACTGGTGGGTCTCTCCGTTCATGAATCCATAGAAATATTCAAAACCCCAGGTCTTTCCGGTAGGCCAGCGGTCGAAGGGTCCTGATGGCGTGATTTCGTTATCGGGCGTATTGTGCCATTTGCCGAAGGCGGCCGTCGTGTACCCGTTCTGCCGGAGAATTTCCGGGAATCCGGCCGTGGTGTTGGGCACAATACCGGTATAGCCTGGAAACCCCGTGCCCAACTCGATGATCACGCCCGTGCCCACGCTATGATGATTGCGCCCGGTGAGCAGTGCGGCCCGTGAGGGCGAACAGAGGGCAGTCGTATGGAAACGATTGTAGCGCAGCCCGTCCTTCGCGAGCCGGTTGAGCGTGGGGGTGGCCACCGCACCGCCGAAGGTGCCGGCGTGGCCAAAGCCGACGTCATCCAAAAGCACGATCAGCACATTTGGTGCGCCTGCCGGCGCCTGAAGAGGTTTCGGAAAGTCCGGCTTCGAATCCTTATAGGTCTTGCCAATGGTACCATGAAAGGCCGGTTCCGGCTTTGGTAGGACGTCCTGCGCGAACACATCGTCCGCACCTAATCCTATTGCCAGCGCGAGCACCATAAGTGATATAGACCCCTTCCACTCCACTCGGACCATGTTCATTTACTTCTCCTTTGCGTGTGTAGCTTTTCTATCGAGCGATTGCTCTTCTTTGGATTTCAATGAGCGGACCGTGCGAAATCCAAGATGATTGGTTCCCGTGTTGATTTCACCTTTTCCACGTGTGCCGACCATGTAGCGGGAACAGTATTGGTCGGTGCACAAAAACGACCCTCCACGGTGCACGCGCTTTTTTTCGCCGGGTTCGGTGGGATCGAACGGGGAGTCGGGCCCTTGGGGATTGTGTGCGACTCCGCCGGCTATTATGAGTCGTGCGTAATAATCGGGCCGATACCAGTCGCTCGTCCATTCCCATACGTTTCCGGCTACGTCATACAGTCCGTACCCGTTCGGGGGAAATTTTGCCACCGGCCCGATGCCCGTATACTGATCCTTCCCTGTGTCCTGTTGTGGAAAATGACCCTGAAAGCTATTGGCCATCCATTGGCCGTCTTTTCGAAACTCATCGCCCCAGGGATAGACCTTGCCGCTTAATCCTCCGCGCGCGGCGAATTCCCATTCCGCTTCAGTCGGGAGTCGCTTGCCGGCCCACTTCGCATAGGCCAGCGCGTCCTCATATGCGATGTGCACAACAGGATATTCTTCGCGACCATTGAAATCACTCCCTGGACCAAGCGGATGACGCCAGTTTGCGCCTTTAATGTAACTCCACCATTGAAAATGGTTATCGAGGGGCACAGAATGGTCCGGTGGAGAAAACACGACGGATCCGGCCACCAGGTTCTCCGGAGGGGCACCTGGAAAATCCTCCGCGCGTGGTGTGCGCTCTGCGACCGTGACATAGCCGGTGGCGTCAACGAACTGCTTGAACTGCGCATTGGTGACCTCGGTTGAATCCATCCAGAATCCATCGACGTAGACACGATGAATCGGGCGGGAATCCCGCGTCGCGTGCATGCCGACATCGTTTATCTCATCATCGGATAAATCGGCTGCCCCCATGGAAAACTCACCACCGGGAATCCAGACCATGCCATCCGGCGCAGGTTCAGTTGGACGTGATGAGGCTATGGCATCATCTGAAGCATTGGCGGCTGAGATCCCCGGGTTCACAGATGAGGTGGAAGGCGCACTGGAGACCGATGAGGCTCGTCCGGACTTCGCAGCAGAAATACCCATATCGCAGGTCATGCTGCTTTGCTGGTTCACAATAGGCGATCGGTCTGATTGTGCCGTGCTATACCACCAGGCTCCGATGACCAAGAGGACGACGAAGGCCACTGCGCCAATTGGCTTGAGCGCATTATATAGGGAAGGTTTCCCTTGATCCTTCAAACGGCGTACGGCTTTCATGATGACTTCACACAATTTGAGAAAAAGAATTGAACTCTTGTTGCGGTGAATTGGGACTCACACGAATCTACCAGGACTTGTCGATCTTTTCTACCTGTTTCGCGCCTATCGCACGAACGGCGTTTGTGAGGATTTTTGTCTCCATAATGTGGTTCGACCGTGATAAGGACCTATTTGATCAAATCCTCCTCCCTGATTCTGATACGTAGTTCTTTACCGATGGCCCTAACTGTACGTTTGGCCGCCCCTTCGATTTTGGTCCTTCCTATCATTTCACCTCCACTTCTGCCGTTCCCATCACAATTAGGCCGTTCGGGTTGGCAGTGGCTGGGTTCGGCATACTTTTCTTTTGCCGTGGACCAGAATGGAATAGCTGCATGGGTTGGCGCAAAAGGATACACATAGATCCGTTCGGGCTTCACGATTTTTTCCGTGCCTATATGGCGATGACGCCCGACTACGTTGGTTAAAGCGCATCCGATGGTCGACATGAGGACTCACACCGAGACAGCATCACGAGGAAACACCTGCATAATAGAACTCTTATGAGGAGGATATTTTTCGGGATGAAATGATGCGCAACATTTTTTGGCGGCACAAATCCATCGGAGGGATCGGTCAGTCCACCATGCTGATGGGGACAGCTTTTTTGTCGGGGCATCAGGTGATGAGCGATTCTTAACCCCTGAGGGAGGCTCCGGCAACAAGCGGGAACATCTACCCATGAACCTCCGTTTTGCTCATGGCGTTCCCTTCGTCTCCGTGGTGTCCGCCATCATGTCATTGATCGCAGACGCGCTAGGCAGGACCACCTCGTAGCGGGATTTCATCGCCTCAAACGTCCGGCGGCAAAGCCCACGGGATTGGCCGTGGCAATGAGGGCGGCGGTCCCTACCGTGGCTCCCGGGGTTTTACTTCCTCCGGAATGTACGGTGCCGGATCCAAGTTTTCGCGGCCCCTGGACCGTCATTTGGAAGCCTTCGGCCGTTACCGTCAACTCAGATCCCCTGGAGCCAAATCCGAATGCGACGCATTTGGTGGCATCACCCTCGTCGAGCGAAAGGAGATAGCCCCGGATCACAATATCGTTGGTTCCGGGTTTTGTGCCACTTGAATCCCGCAAGACCGGGCTTCCCATGCCGCGGATCTTCTCGGGGGTTTGGGGCGTGGGGTGATGGACATGCTGCCGGGCGAATGCCGAGTCGGCCGGAATCTCAGCGGGCGTGGCGGCGAAGTGGTACACCTAGAGGTGACCAGATCGAGGAAGCTTTTCGCCCACGGCCTGCGGCTGGGTGGTGGAATTAGTTGAGGCGCACCCGGCAGCGATGATCAGTACGAACGGACAGGAGAAAATACGAATACAAGATTTCATGGTGAATTTCCTATGGTGAAGTGGTGGGGTGGAGTTGCTTCCGGTAGGCCTGGAGTTTTCAGAGGACGGAGAATAGCACACCGATTTTCCAAACGATTAATGGTTCACCAGGATGCTTCTGTTCTTTCTCAACTTTATGCACGGCCTTTTTCCCAGCCGTTTCGGTATTTGAAATAATAGAAGATACGTTCCGGCGTCTGGTTGATTGACTCCTTGAATACGGTTCATGTGGGCTACATGTTGTCGGAAACGCATCCTTGGTAAGTCTCGGCAAGTAGGGTCACGGCGTGACCGCATTAGGCGCGGGCTCAGCCAGCTCTTCACAGACCCAGGCTTGAAGCAGGCGGTATGAGACCGCCAACAGCATCGGACCGATAAAGATCCCTACCAGACCGAATGCGATAAGTCCTCCAATCACCCCTGTCAGGATTAAGAGTAGCGGCAGGTCGGCGCCTCTTTTTATGAGGATCGGCCGGATCACGTTGTCCAAAGTACCGACCATAATCGACCAGACCAGCAGGGCCGTCGCCCAGCCCGCGAATCCCGCCCAATAAAGCCATCCAACTCCGAACAGCAACACAAGTAGCGGTCCGATCTGTGCTATGCAGAGCAGGAACATCATGGCCGTCAAAATTGTTGCGAAGGGCACGCCGGTGACGGCAAGGCCTATGCCTCCCAGCGTGGCCTGGACGAATGCCGTCCCGACCACTCCGAGCGCAACGCCTCGAATCGCCTGACCGGCAAGGATCACGGCATTCTCCCCGTGGACTCCGGCCAGCCTCCGTCCGAAGCGACGCACGCTTTCGGTCACCGTCTCTCCGGTCGCGAACAAAATAGCGGCCATGACCACCGTGAGCAGGAACTGCATGGCGATCATGCCGAAACTGCCGAGCTGGTCCACGGACCAACGAACAAGCCCCGCTGCGTATGGCGCGAGCCTATTGGCAAGGTCCTCCTGCCCTGAGGCAGCCCATTCGCCCCACGTCTGCGCCGCTTGCTTGCCGACGAGTGGGATGGTCTGAAGCCAATCCGGTGGTGGTGGCAGCTGAAGCGTGCCAACCGCCTCGACCCAGCCAGCGATGATGTTGGAGTTGGTCACGATGGTGACGATTGCCAGCGAAAACGGTACGACAAAGATAAGGAGGAGAATGCAAGTCATCACTGTGACGGCGAGCCACCGCCGCCCCCATAACCACTCTTGAATTCGCAAGAGGACCGGCCAGGACGCGACAACGATCATCGTCGCCCAGATCACCGCAGGAAGAAACGGCCGAAGAATCCAGAGCGAACCGGCGATGAGCCCGCCGATGAACAACACCGCCAGTACCGTGCGCGTGATGTCCTGTGTGTGGAAAGGGGTATTCATGAGCGGAACCCATTCTCTATTCTAACGAATACGGTACAATTCATAGGAAGCCTCTTAATTTGATTTGGTGTGTGATCACGGCTCCATTGGCCTGGATCGTGACGAGCCGGGATGGTCCTGCTCGCCGGTATCGACCTGGGCATAAAGCCGAAAAGCCATGTGAATGCCATTTCCCTTTTGTCTCCTGAACATCCTGACGAAGATACAGCGGCTCGTATATATCAGCGACCGCGGCGGGCGTGATAGAAATAGGTGCCCACACTGATGAAATTCGTCGCCACCGCGATGATATTCCAAAGGCTCACGGGTCTCAAACAATTAACAACCCATAGTAAACCCAGAGGATTTGGAACGCCCCCATAATGGCAGCCATCTTTGGATTCATGCCCTTGCTTGACCTCCGCTTGAGCATTCAGATTAAGTCGGGAAGGGCAGCAAAAATGGTTCCTAAGCCCGCCACAAAGCCGATGGTTTCAGACCGTCGAAAGCTGGGGAGTAAGAGGCTTTCCGTATCCGGTATGGCTAACTCTCCACAGCCCGCAAGGATGAACCCGCTGAAAAGAACTCTAAGGATTTGAAGCCTCTTTGGAAATACCATGGTCATGATCGGGAATCAGCAGGCGAACCGCACGGCGCTCAACCATCCCGTCGAAGTCCACCCTGAATTCCCTTGACGGGATGGGCGCGCCCGCGGCTTACTCGGAGCAGTTGGCGGCTCGGCAAAGAACGTCGTGGTGGTGAAGAGCAGCAAGACAGGGGCGAGACGAAGAGACTTCAATGGGGGGAACTCTTCTATGTGCGGGATGTTGTCATTTGATTATCTCTGAATATCGGATACGCTGTTCACTTTTGCTCGATCTCACCTTCATCATGACGGAATCTAGGATCTTCCAGCGCTGCCTGTCACCGCTTCGGAGAATCGGATGAGGAAAAAGGCGATGATATACATCATCATCAGTATTGTAAATTGCCCGTCACCTGCTACGCCAAATCCACGATCTTTCCCCGGGATATGCAGTCGCCCCACCATGATTGCAAGTGAAAGGTCTTCGGGCTTGGCGGCAACGTGCTGCATGGTCAGGGCGAAAGGCTTCCCACCTGCGGGAATCTCT
This region of Nitrospira sp. MA-1 genomic DNA includes:
- a CDS encoding formylglycine-generating enzyme family protein, encoding MKAVRRLKDQGKPSLYNALKPIGAVAFVVLLVIGAWWYSTAQSDRSPIVNQQSSMTCDMGISAAKSGRASSVSSAPSTSSVNPGISAANASDDAIASSRPTEPAPDGMVWIPGGEFSMGAADLSDDEINDVGMHATRDSRPIHRVYVDGFWMDSTEVTNAQFKQFVDATGYVTVAERTPRAEDFPGAPPENLVAGSVVFSPPDHSVPLDNHFQWWSYIKGANWRHPLGPGSDFNGREEYPVVHIAYEDALAYAKWAGKRLPTEAEWEFAARGGLSGKVYPWGDEFRKDGQWMANSFQGHFPQQDTGKDQYTGIGPVAKFPPNGYGLYDVAGNVWEWTSDWYRPDYYARLIIAGGVAHNPQGPDSPFDPTEPGEKKRVHRGGSFLCTDQYCSRYMVGTRGKGEINTGTNHLGFRTVRSLKSKEEQSLDRKATHAKEK
- a CDS encoding arylsulfatase codes for the protein MNMVRVEWKGSISLMVLALAIGLGADDVFAQDVLPKPEPAFHGTIGKTYKDSKPDFPKPLQAPAGAPNVLIVLLDDVGFGHAGTFGGAVATPTLNRLAKDGLRYNRFHTTALCSPSRAALLTGRNHHSVGTGVIIELGTGFPGYTGIVPNTTAGFPEILRQNGYTTAAFGKWHNTPDNEITPSGPFDRWPTGKTWGFEYFYGFMNGETHQYYPVLYRNTTPVPQPKTPEQGYHVTEDLVDDAIGWMNQVNATNPEKPWFMYFSTGAIHAPHHTPKAYRDKYKGRFDGGWDQYREETFVRQKELGVIPTNTKLTPRPKELPAWDDQPENARRVYRRLMENYSGFLEHTDVEVGRLLAAVEKAGELDNTLIFYIVGDNGASGEGGLEGTVNEVASLNGVQLGLAGLEAKFDEIGGPETEPHVPAAWAWAADTPFQWTKQVASHFGGTRNGLVVHWPNGIAAKGELRSQFHHIIDVAPTVLDAAHITQPHVVNGVKQEPIQGVSMRYSFDDSEAKSRRTTQYFEMFGNRGIYKDGWIATTRHGRLPWQTGGVGLGSFDSDPWELYNVDEDFSQADNLAAKYPDRVKELQAAFLVEAKKYNVLPLDDRLAERFDASLRPNPLAGLKKFSYGPGVTGISESAVLNTHAVPFSITVEVEVDEGGGAGVLAAIGGVTSGWSLYVQDGKPTFYYNFFEVDHARVQSSESLPKGKSSVRVEFTPVGPGPGKPADITLSVNGKETGSGRIGKTVPFRYSVEPFDIGRDTVSAVSKDYQVPFAFNGRIEHVTIETK
- a CDS encoding DUF4410 domain-containing protein, whose protein sequence is MYHFAATPAEIPADSAFARQHVHHPTPQTPEKIRGMGSPVLRDSSGTKPGTNDIVIRGYLLSLDEGDATKCVAFGFGSRGSELTVTAEGFQMTVQGPRKLGSGTVHSGGSKTPGATVGTAALIATANPVGFAAGRLRR
- the ydiK gene encoding AI-2E family transporter YdiK, producing MNTPFHTQDITRTVLAVLFIGGLIAGSLWILRPFLPAVIWATMIVVASWPVLLRIQEWLWGRRWLAVTVMTCILLLIFVVPFSLAIVTIVTNSNIIAGWVEAVGTLQLPPPPDWLQTIPLVGKQAAQTWGEWAASGQEDLANRLAPYAAGLVRWSVDQLGSFGMIAMQFLLTVVMAAILFATGETVTESVRRFGRRLAGVHGENAVILAGQAIRGVALGVVGTAFVQATLGGIGLAVTGVPFATILTAMMFLLCIAQIGPLLVLLFGVGWLYWAGFAGWATALLVWSIMVGTLDNVIRPILIKRGADLPLLLILTGVIGGLIAFGLVGIFIGPMLLAVSYRLLQAWVCEELAEPAPNAVTP